The Zingiber officinale cultivar Zhangliang chromosome 9A, Zo_v1.1, whole genome shotgun sequence genome window below encodes:
- the LOC122019233 gene encoding calphotin-like, translating into MTQTRIPVPRRGRPRKRAIDSPETESPERSAVVKPVRQGQTPQGIVGTSDYQILTVPTSKVPTSTVPPMVASSAYPASPPSALSVAYLALPLAMFATAYSVPQIPMPVTTYSSPVPAVLVVSYPVLPTVPLVAPTYVYSIVPPAIPTPVYAATSGIPLPTYPAVPPIGSAPVVLPSSISIPTDMVVARARIPALAESVKSQFTLFHGGD; encoded by the coding sequence atgacacaaACACGTATTCCAGTACCGAGACGTGGCCGTCCACgtaagagggcgatagattctccggagacaGAGTCCCCAGAGAGATCTGCTGTGGTcaagcctgtccgtcagggacagactcctcagggtattgtGGGTACGTCAGATTATCAGATCCTGACAGTTCCGACTTCAAAGGTACCTACCTCGACAGTACCACCAATGGTAGCATCGTCGGCATATCCGGCGTCTCCCCCATCAGCACTATCTGTGGCATATTTGGCACTCCCTCTAGCCATGTTTGctactgcgtactcggtaccacAAATACCTATGCCAGTTACTACATACTCGTCACCTGTACCAGCAGTACTGGTTGTTTCTTACCCGGTACTACCCACCGTACCTTTAGTCGCCCCTACTTATGTTTACTCTATAGTTCCACCAGCAATACCTACCCCGGTTTATGCAGCAACATCAGGGATACCTCTTCCGACCTATCCAgcagtaccacccataggatcagctccagtggttctgCCCAGTTCCATCTCGatccctactgatatggttgtggcacgagcaCGGATCCCAGCCTTGGCAGAGTCAGTAAAAAGTCAATTCACATTGTTCCAtgggggagactga